A window of Cohnella herbarum contains these coding sequences:
- a CDS encoding CoA-binding protein, protein MSYIHPSRDEIKQILQDSQTIAVVGLSDDHSKVSYMVSEAMQQKGYKIIPVNPKATSILGETSYASLKDVPVPIDIVNVFRRPEHTPPIAQEAVDVGAKTLWLQLGIANEEAASIATEGGLRMIMDRCIKVEDSILLPNGKGSN, encoded by the coding sequence ATGTCGTACATACATCCGTCGCGCGATGAAATCAAGCAAATTTTGCAGGATTCGCAAACGATCGCGGTCGTCGGATTATCCGATGATCACTCTAAAGTGTCGTATATGGTTTCAGAAGCGATGCAGCAAAAGGGATACAAGATTATCCCGGTTAATCCGAAGGCGACGTCCATTCTCGGCGAGACGAGTTATGCTTCCCTGAAGGACGTTCCCGTTCCGATCGATATCGTTAACGTTTTCCGGCGCCCGGAGCATACGCCTCCGATCGCCCAGGAAGCCGTTGACGTCGGCGCTAAGACGTTGTGGCTCCAACTAGGCATCGCGAACGAAGAAGCCGCGTCGATCGCCACGGAAGGCGGTCTCCGGATGATTATGGACCGCTGCATTAAAGTCGAGGACTCCATCCTCCTCCCGAACGGTAAAGGTTCGAATTAA
- a CDS encoding type 1 glutamine amidotransferase domain-containing protein, protein MTTVKRVVCLLDDEFEDLELWYPVYRLREEGAEVLYAGPEKGKKHIGKYGVPAVADISYDDLDADRFDGLLVPGGWAPDKIRRDARVLDFVRRMNDADKPIGQICHAGWVLISAKILQGRTVTSTPGIRDDMENAGSVWLDEAVVIDRNIVSARRPPDLPPYAKAFCDLLFGR, encoded by the coding sequence ATGACTACGGTAAAAAGAGTCGTTTGTTTGCTTGATGACGAATTCGAAGATCTAGAGCTATGGTATCCTGTGTACCGTTTACGCGAAGAAGGAGCCGAAGTCCTCTATGCCGGTCCCGAAAAAGGGAAAAAACATATCGGCAAATACGGAGTTCCCGCGGTCGCGGATATTTCCTACGATGATCTCGACGCCGATCGATTCGACGGGCTGCTCGTGCCCGGAGGCTGGGCACCCGATAAAATCCGCAGAGATGCGCGCGTTCTCGATTTCGTACGCCGAATGAACGACGCGGACAAGCCGATCGGACAAATTTGCCATGCCGGGTGGGTGCTTATCTCCGCCAAGATTTTGCAGGGCAGAACCGTTACTTCTACCCCGGGAATCCGGGACGATATGGAAAATGCCGGCTCGGTCTGGCTGGATGAAGCGGTCGTCATCGACCGGAATATCGTATCCGCCAGAAGACCGCCCGATCTTCCACCGTATGCGAAAGCCTTCTGCGACTTGCTGTTCGGCCGATAA
- a CDS encoding acetoin utilization protein AcuC has product MNNSDSGRYRFSDEHPFHPVRLELTEDLLSKCDAIDNDQVAPSFSMEETERIIRAIHRSDYIDCVIDLSTDSPSDDAIKQAIRYGLEEDGDTPYFPGMHESAVAISAGSIAAADAVMSGRAEHALHLAGGLHHAFPDRASGFCVYNDAAAAISYIREKYNARVLYIDTDVHHGDGVQWFFYTDPEVFTLSIHETGKFLFPGSGFPHERGDSSGYGACLNISMEPYTEDDSWLACFNQAVEHAARSFRPDIIVSQHGCDAHAYDPLAHIHCSMRIYREMPKIIHRLADRYTQGKWVALGGGGYDHWRVVPRAWGMLWLEMNEHPLLASIDSEPNGGLLPEQWPDISSDKADGPLPKTWLDDVASWTPMPRRKEISEKNKANLEIALQHIG; this is encoded by the coding sequence ATCAACAACTCGGATTCCGGGCGTTATCGGTTCTCGGATGAACATCCGTTCCACCCCGTGCGGTTGGAATTGACGGAAGACCTTTTAAGTAAATGCGATGCGATTGATAACGATCAAGTAGCTCCGTCCTTCTCCATGGAGGAGACGGAACGGATCATACGCGCCATTCATCGTTCCGATTATATCGACTGCGTAATCGATCTTAGTACGGACTCGCCTAGCGATGACGCGATTAAACAAGCAATCCGGTATGGACTTGAGGAGGACGGGGATACTCCCTACTTTCCCGGCATGCACGAATCGGCCGTGGCGATATCCGCGGGCTCTATAGCCGCGGCGGACGCGGTTATGTCCGGTCGCGCCGAACACGCCCTGCATTTGGCCGGCGGGCTGCACCATGCCTTTCCCGATCGCGCATCCGGTTTCTGCGTGTATAACGATGCCGCGGCGGCCATTTCGTACATTAGGGAAAAATATAATGCACGCGTATTATACATAGATACCGACGTTCATCATGGCGATGGCGTGCAGTGGTTTTTCTATACCGACCCCGAAGTGTTCACGTTATCCATTCATGAAACCGGTAAATTCCTGTTTCCGGGGAGCGGTTTTCCTCATGAAAGGGGCGACTCTTCCGGTTATGGAGCTTGCCTTAACATCTCCATGGAACCCTATACGGAAGACGATTCGTGGCTCGCTTGCTTTAATCAAGCGGTTGAACACGCCGCCCGCTCCTTCCGGCCAGATATTATCGTCAGCCAACACGGTTGCGATGCCCATGCCTATGACCCGCTGGCGCACATTCACTGCAGCATGCGAATCTATCGCGAGATGCCGAAGATCATTCATCGACTTGCCGACCGTTACACGCAAGGCAAATGGGTCGCCCTCGGCGGAGGCGGCTATGATCATTGGAGAGTCGTTCCTAGAGCTTGGGGCATGTTATGGCTCGAGATGAACGAGCATCCCCTTCTGGCGAGCATCGATTCGGAGCCGAATGGCGGTCTGCTGCCGGAACAATGGCCTGACATTAGCAGCGATAAAGCCGACGGGCCGCTTCCGAAGACGTGGTTAGACGACGTCGCTTCTTGGACGCCCATGCCGCGAAGAAAGGAAATCAGCGAGAAAAACAAAGCGAATCTGGAGATTGCTCTGCAGCATATCGGATAA
- a CDS encoding GNAT family N-acetyltransferase, whose product MEHVKSYVRYPIDRNGRSLIVEGPVPSEFLRTLSLHPKLDAFRKPKEQHQALVEISELPEGRIILAREDDVIVGYVTFHYPDEMERWSEGGMLDLVELGAIEVADDYRNFGLGKALISTAFEHGQLDNMIVFTTEYYWHWDLESSGLNVWEYREMMERLMKSVGMVWFATDDPEICAHPANCLMVRIGKDVPLSSVEQFDRVRFRQRFMY is encoded by the coding sequence ATGGAGCATGTTAAATCGTATGTCCGTTATCCAATTGACCGAAACGGCCGATCCCTTATCGTAGAGGGCCCCGTACCTTCGGAATTTTTGCGCACGCTCTCTCTTCATCCTAAGCTGGATGCTTTTCGAAAGCCGAAAGAACAGCATCAGGCGCTGGTCGAAATATCCGAATTGCCGGAAGGAAGAATCATCTTGGCTCGGGAAGACGACGTCATCGTGGGATACGTCACCTTCCATTATCCCGATGAGATGGAACGCTGGTCGGAAGGCGGAATGTTGGACTTGGTCGAGCTTGGAGCCATAGAAGTCGCGGACGATTATCGGAATTTCGGGCTCGGAAAAGCGCTCATCTCAACCGCTTTCGAGCATGGGCAACTGGACAATATGATCGTGTTCACGACGGAATATTATTGGCACTGGGATTTGGAATCCAGCGGATTAAACGTATGGGAATACCGCGAAATGATGGAGCGTCTGATGAAATCGGTCGGCATGGTCTGGTTTGCCACGGACGATCCGGAAATATGCGCCCATCCGGCCAACTGTCTGATGGTGCGAATCGGCAAGGACGTCCCATTATCATCGGTGGAGCAATTCGATCGGGTTCGTTTCCGGCAACGCTTTATGTATTAG
- the ccpA gene encoding catabolite control protein A, producing the protein MTVTIYDVAREAGVSMATVSRVVNNNPNVKPQTRKKVYEAIERLGYRPNAVARGLASKKTTTVGVVIPDIANAIFAEVARGIEDIANMYHYNIILCNADKRKDKEIRVINTLLEKQVDGLLFMGGAVTEEHIQAFRTSNVPIVLCATTDEKGTIPSVDIDHEAAAFDAVNRLIAEGHREIAMISGTLQDPANGYARYQGYKRALEQAGLPYREQYVRVGNYKYESGIDAMQYFLDLPDRPTAVFSATDEMAIGAVHCIQDAGLNVPAEVSVISVDNSRISSMVRPLLTTVAQPMYDIGAVSMRLLTKLMKKESVENAKVTLPHELIIRKSVAGPRGN; encoded by the coding sequence GTGACGGTAACCATTTACGACGTAGCACGCGAAGCTGGCGTTTCAATGGCGACAGTATCCCGCGTCGTCAACAACAACCCCAACGTTAAACCGCAAACTCGTAAGAAGGTCTACGAGGCGATAGAACGTCTGGGCTATCGGCCGAATGCGGTCGCGCGCGGTCTAGCCAGCAAGAAAACGACAACCGTAGGCGTTGTCATCCCCGATATCGCGAATGCGATATTCGCAGAAGTTGCAAGGGGCATCGAAGATATTGCCAACATGTATCACTACAATATTATTCTTTGTAATGCGGACAAACGCAAAGACAAAGAAATACGGGTCATTAACACGCTCTTGGAGAAGCAAGTCGACGGACTGCTATTCATGGGCGGAGCCGTGACGGAAGAGCATATTCAAGCTTTCAGAACGTCCAACGTTCCGATCGTGTTATGCGCGACGACCGACGAGAAGGGCACGATTCCGTCCGTCGATATCGATCATGAAGCGGCGGCGTTCGATGCGGTTAACCGTCTTATCGCCGAGGGTCACCGAGAGATCGCGATGATCAGCGGTACTTTGCAGGATCCAGCGAACGGTTATGCCCGTTATCAGGGTTACAAACGCGCTCTGGAACAAGCCGGATTACCTTACCGGGAACAATACGTTCGGGTCGGCAATTATAAATACGAATCGGGTATCGATGCGATGCAATACTTCCTTGATCTCCCGGATCGTCCGACCGCCGTGTTCTCCGCTACGGACGAAATGGCGATCGGAGCCGTCCATTGCATTCAGGATGCGGGTTTGAACGTACCGGCGGAAGTGTCCGTCATCAGCGTGGATAACAGTCGCATCTCCTCGATGGTTCGTCCTCTTCTCACAACGGTCGCTCAACCGATGTACGACATCGGAGCGGTATCGATGAGACTTCTCACGAAACTGATGAAGAAGGAATCGGTAGAGAACGCTAAAGTCACTCTTCCGCATGAATTGATCATTAGGAAATCCGTTGCAGGTCCAAGAGGGAACTAA
- a CDS encoding glucose PTS transporter subunit IIA, producing MYGIGYLQRLGRAMMLPMTVLPAAAIFLMLARLPWDSFGWPQVPELLYAAGMAIFQYIPYVFAIGIALGMSNQTATAGMAALTGMFIFQIVTVTYDPNGVQPSMFAGAVIGIISGWAHDRFKSFQLPEFLHFFGGSRFVPLFMSVVALVFAWVMIGVGEGLRSWAASAGTLVYSAGGFGIFLYGFLHRILVAFGLHHLLNNLFWFQVGQYEGADGAVYFGDLPRFFAGDPSAGIFMAGLYPTMMFALPAVAFAIIHEAREDLKPKTKKQFRVAALSSFLTGVTEPIEFAFLFVAPYLFLIHALLSGGLMWLVYELDIHHGFTFSAGALEYLVNMPLAQKGWLLLPIGIATGLIYYVMFRWSIRRFQLATPGREDATRLDDWAGDIPYRAPLILQALGGKENMVRLEACITRLRLTLEDDRKVDVQSLRHLGAAGVIRLGGGHVQVVFGTFSELIREEIHKHMQMDVQQVQFHSPVQGRMIPLEEVDDPIFAQRLVGRGVAFIPDKGELVAPVQGKIIHIHPSMHAIGLLTKDGLEVLLHVGINTSQMEGKGFTLLVKMGDEVSPGQPLLKFHLPTLKQHAKSLATPMVITNSDIVKSWRFAPYKVVKKGQAAVMSVVVHQRENKGAEK from the coding sequence ATGTATGGTATAGGATATCTGCAGAGATTGGGCCGGGCGATGATGCTGCCGATGACGGTGCTTCCGGCCGCGGCCATTTTCCTAATGCTCGCGCGACTGCCATGGGATTCGTTCGGATGGCCACAGGTGCCCGAGCTTCTTTATGCTGCGGGGATGGCCATCTTCCAATACATTCCGTACGTGTTCGCGATCGGCATCGCGCTCGGAATGTCGAACCAGACGGCGACCGCGGGAATGGCCGCGTTAACCGGCATGTTTATTTTCCAAATCGTCACCGTCACTTACGATCCTAACGGCGTTCAACCATCGATGTTCGCGGGAGCCGTGATCGGGATTATTTCAGGCTGGGCGCACGATCGGTTCAAATCCTTCCAGTTGCCGGAATTTCTGCATTTTTTCGGGGGCTCCCGGTTCGTTCCTTTATTCATGAGCGTCGTAGCTCTCGTATTTGCTTGGGTCATGATCGGAGTCGGAGAAGGCTTAAGAAGCTGGGCGGCATCCGCGGGAACTTTGGTTTATTCCGCAGGCGGCTTCGGTATTTTCCTGTACGGATTTTTGCATCGCATTCTGGTGGCGTTCGGCCTCCATCATCTATTGAATAACCTCTTTTGGTTCCAAGTCGGGCAATACGAAGGGGCCGATGGAGCGGTTTACTTCGGCGATTTGCCGCGCTTCTTCGCGGGCGATCCATCCGCGGGCATATTCATGGCCGGATTGTATCCGACGATGATGTTCGCGCTGCCGGCTGTCGCGTTCGCGATTATTCACGAAGCTCGCGAGGATTTGAAGCCCAAGACGAAGAAGCAATTCCGGGTAGCCGCGCTGAGTTCTTTCCTCACCGGCGTGACGGAGCCGATCGAATTTGCCTTTTTATTCGTGGCCCCGTACCTGTTCCTCATTCACGCTCTTTTGTCGGGCGGATTAATGTGGCTTGTCTACGAGCTCGACATTCATCATGGTTTTACCTTCTCTGCGGGAGCGCTGGAGTATCTAGTAAATATGCCGCTGGCGCAAAAGGGTTGGTTGCTCTTGCCGATCGGCATTGCGACGGGACTGATCTATTACGTCATGTTCCGATGGAGCATTCGTCGCTTCCAATTGGCGACGCCCGGACGCGAAGACGCCACCCGGTTGGACGACTGGGCAGGCGATATCCCTTATCGGGCGCCCCTGATCCTGCAAGCCTTGGGCGGCAAAGAAAATATGGTTCGGCTTGAGGCTTGTATCACGCGGTTGAGGCTTACGCTGGAGGATGACCGGAAAGTCGACGTGCAATCGCTTCGCCACTTGGGCGCGGCCGGCGTTATTCGGCTCGGCGGAGGTCATGTTCAGGTCGTGTTCGGAACGTTCTCCGAGCTTATCCGCGAAGAAATACATAAGCATATGCAGATGGACGTTCAACAAGTGCAGTTTCATTCCCCCGTCCAGGGCAGGATGATTCCCCTCGAAGAGGTGGATGATCCGATTTTCGCCCAACGATTGGTCGGTCGCGGCGTCGCGTTCATTCCGGACAAAGGAGAGCTGGTCGCTCCCGTACAAGGAAAGATCATTCACATCCACCCTTCGATGCATGCGATCGGTTTGCTGACGAAAGACGGACTAGAGGTTCTGCTGCATGTCGGCATTAATACCTCGCAGATGGAAGGCAAGGGCTTTACGCTCCTAGTGAAGATGGGGGATGAAGTTTCTCCCGGTCAGCCATTGCTGAAATTCCATCTTCCGACTTTGAAGCAACACGCCAAATCGTTGGCGACGCCTATGGTCATAACCAATAGCGATATCGTTAAATCGTGGCGGTTTGCACCGTACAAGGTTGTTAAAAAAGGTCAAGCGGCCGTCATGTCGGTTGTCGTGCATCAGAGAGAGAACAAGGGGGCGGAGAAATGA
- the acsA gene encoding acetate--CoA ligase has product MASYEEAVKSFNWAEVEKHFSWASTGKVNMAYEAIDRHVDNGRGDKIALHYSDNQREQSYTFAEMSKQSNKFANVLRDLGVDKGDRVFIFMPRTPELYFSLFGALKVGAVVGPLFEAFMETAVRDRLQDSGAVAIVTTPSLLSRIPRSELPDLKHVIVYGDSVEEGNGIIDYRSVMDSASDVAELTFLDREDGLILHYTSGSTGKPKGVFHVQNAMLQHYHTGRVVLDLREDDVYWCTADPGWVTGTSYGVFAPWLNGVTNVVRGGRFSPQDWYSTLQKYKVTVWYSAPTAFRMLMGAGDDVVKSYDLTSLRHVLSVGEPLNPEVVRWGNKIYGQRIHDTWWMTETGGQLICNYPGMEIKPGSMGRPVPGVQAAIIDDQGNELPPFRMGNLAIKTPWPSMMRKIWNNPTKYAEYFHIPGWYVSGDSAYQDDEGYFWFQGRIDDVINTAGERVGPFEVESKLVEHPAVAEAGVIGKPDPLRGEIIKAFISLREGFSPSDELKADIAKFVKEGLSAHASPREIEFKDKLPKTRSGKIMRRVLKAWELNLPTGDLSTIED; this is encoded by the coding sequence ATGGCATCCTACGAAGAGGCGGTAAAAAGCTTTAACTGGGCAGAGGTCGAGAAGCATTTTTCTTGGGCTTCCACCGGCAAGGTCAATATGGCGTACGAAGCGATCGATCGACATGTTGACAATGGGCGCGGCGATAAAATCGCGCTTCATTACAGCGATAATCAGCGTGAGCAGAGCTATACTTTCGCGGAAATGTCGAAGCAATCCAATAAGTTCGCCAACGTTCTGCGCGACTTAGGCGTGGACAAGGGCGATCGCGTGTTTATTTTCATGCCGCGGACGCCGGAACTGTACTTCAGCTTGTTCGGAGCGCTCAAAGTCGGCGCGGTCGTCGGACCTTTGTTCGAAGCATTCATGGAAACGGCGGTAAGAGACCGTCTTCAGGATAGCGGCGCGGTAGCGATCGTTACGACTCCGTCTCTGTTGTCGCGTATCCCGCGCTCGGAGTTGCCTGATCTTAAGCACGTTATCGTGTACGGGGATTCGGTCGAAGAGGGAAATGGCATCATTGATTATCGTTCGGTCATGGATAGCGCTTCCGACGTAGCGGAATTAACGTTCCTCGATCGGGAAGACGGCTTGATCCTTCATTATACCTCGGGTTCTACCGGTAAGCCGAAAGGCGTATTCCACGTTCAGAATGCAATGCTGCAGCATTATCATACCGGACGAGTCGTTCTGGATTTGAGGGAGGACGATGTTTACTGGTGCACAGCCGATCCGGGCTGGGTAACGGGAACATCTTACGGCGTGTTCGCGCCATGGCTTAACGGAGTGACGAACGTCGTACGCGGCGGACGGTTCAGTCCGCAGGATTGGTATTCGACGCTTCAAAAATATAAAGTGACCGTATGGTATAGCGCGCCTACCGCATTCCGCATGTTGATGGGGGCAGGAGACGACGTCGTGAAGTCGTACGATTTAACTAGCCTTCGCCATGTGCTCAGCGTAGGAGAACCGCTTAATCCGGAAGTCGTACGTTGGGGCAATAAAATTTACGGACAACGCATCCATGATACATGGTGGATGACGGAGACCGGCGGGCAATTGATTTGTAATTACCCTGGCATGGAAATCAAGCCGGGCTCGATGGGACGTCCGGTACCTGGCGTCCAAGCCGCGATCATCGACGATCAAGGCAATGAGTTGCCGCCGTTCCGCATGGGTAACCTTGCGATCAAGACGCCATGGCCGTCTATGATGCGTAAGATTTGGAATAATCCTACGAAATACGCCGAATACTTCCACATTCCCGGCTGGTACGTATCGGGCGATTCCGCCTACCAGGACGATGAAGGTTACTTCTGGTTCCAAGGCCGGATCGATGACGTGATTAACACGGCAGGCGAGCGTGTCGGACCATTCGAGGTGGAGAGCAAGCTCGTCGAGCATCCGGCCGTTGCCGAGGCTGGAGTTATCGGGAAGCCGGATCCGTTAAGAGGAGAAATCATCAAAGCGTTCATCTCGCTTCGCGAAGGCTTTTCGCCGTCTGATGAACTTAAGGCGGATATCGCCAAGTTCGTGAAGGAAGGGCTGTCCGCCCATGCTTCTCCGCGCGAAATCGAGTTCAAAGACAAGCTTCCGAAAACTCGCAGCGGCAAAATCATGCGCAGGGTTCTGAAAGCTTGGGAGCTGAACTTGCCGACGGGCGACTTGTCCACGATCGAGGACTAG
- a CDS encoding VanZ family protein → MKSKWRYVPAVVCMVAIFISSSRSGDQLDSVLPWVQKWLPGLADFNPMHYVAYFILGLTVAFALGKRAATWSGCLLNVIICVLYGLSDEWHQSFVPMRSPDPLDLLHDGMGAAAAALIVLLVLTVRNRRGSRNYTGR, encoded by the coding sequence ATGAAGTCAAAATGGAGATATGTTCCCGCCGTAGTCTGCATGGTTGCCATCTTCATCTCATCGTCCCGAAGCGGGGATCAATTAGACAGCGTTCTACCTTGGGTGCAGAAGTGGCTTCCAGGGTTAGCGGATTTCAATCCGATGCACTATGTCGCCTACTTCATCTTAGGCCTTACGGTTGCCTTTGCATTGGGGAAACGGGCCGCAACGTGGTCAGGATGCCTGTTAAACGTCATCATCTGCGTACTGTACGGGCTGTCGGACGAGTGGCACCAATCGTTCGTTCCGATGAGGAGTCCCGATCCGCTTGACCTGCTTCACGACGGAATGGGAGCGGCCGCCGCGGCCTTGATTGTCTTGCTCGTGCTTACCGTGCGCAACCGAAGAGGTTCCAGAAATTACACGGGCAGGTAA
- the ptsP gene encoding phosphoenolpyruvate--protein phosphotransferase, giving the protein MIQALGASQGIAIGKAFVLPHWEWELPDQKIDVADLAKEFDRLYEGIRRSKTEINQMKTELDEVVGSEEASIFDAHLAILEDPVFMNEIQGIIQRQYKVAEVAVKEAIDHFVTMFDLLDDEYMKERALDIKDVGNRLLKHLLGAPDISLPEDTQPFVLVVRELSPSQLVHLKPELVLGIVTMVGSPTSHAAIMARAFGIPMVMGVEGKIEQTINTGDLLIIDGGTGMLQVDPSSETVSRYTDLRKRQIAVREQLLTIAEVPSVTPDGVSITLAANISSLKELEAALSNGAKGVGLFRTEFLYMDRSHFPTEEEQFEVYRAVVQKLKGETLIIRTLDIGGDKQLDYYELPEEENPFLGFRAIRFSLERKDLFKTQLRAILRASEYGDVQIMYPLITSVEEVREANEVLAEAKRELSEEGIPHRAFTKAGIMIEVPAAVAIADLLAEEVAFFSIGTNDLIQFTLAVDRMNEQISHMYEPYHPAILRMIRTVTNAAKAQGIPVSICGEIAGDVNAIPIWLGLGIEELSLSAQAILPVKESILRTKASDSRKLLEDVFRCKTAKEVRALADLFRAETALAPGSVQPLI; this is encoded by the coding sequence ATGATACAAGCTTTGGGGGCCTCGCAAGGAATTGCTATAGGGAAAGCGTTCGTTCTCCCGCATTGGGAATGGGAACTTCCGGATCAGAAGATCGACGTGGCGGATTTGGCCAAAGAGTTCGATAGGCTGTATGAAGGAATTCGTCGCTCCAAGACCGAGATCAACCAAATGAAAACGGAACTGGACGAAGTCGTCGGTTCGGAGGAAGCAAGCATCTTCGACGCGCATTTGGCGATTCTTGAAGATCCTGTGTTCATGAATGAAATTCAAGGGATTATTCAAAGACAATACAAGGTCGCCGAGGTCGCCGTTAAGGAAGCGATCGACCATTTCGTTACGATGTTCGATCTTCTGGACGACGAGTATATGAAGGAGCGGGCGCTCGATATTAAGGACGTGGGAAATAGGCTGCTTAAGCATTTGCTGGGAGCTCCCGATATTTCCTTGCCCGAAGATACGCAACCTTTCGTTCTCGTCGTTAGGGAGCTATCCCCGTCTCAGCTCGTTCATCTGAAGCCGGAGCTCGTGCTGGGAATCGTCACGATGGTCGGAAGTCCGACCTCGCATGCAGCGATCATGGCGAGAGCTTTCGGGATCCCGATGGTCATGGGCGTGGAAGGAAAGATCGAGCAAACGATCAATACCGGGGATTTACTCATTATCGACGGCGGTACCGGCATGCTTCAAGTCGACCCATCGTCGGAAACGGTGTCCAGGTATACGGATTTGCGCAAACGGCAGATCGCCGTAAGAGAACAACTGCTAACGATTGCCGAAGTGCCTTCCGTAACGCCGGATGGAGTTTCCATAACGTTGGCCGCTAATATTAGCTCTTTGAAGGAACTGGAGGCTGCGCTCAGTAACGGAGCGAAGGGAGTCGGATTATTCCGCACTGAATTCCTCTATATGGACAGGAGCCATTTTCCGACCGAAGAGGAGCAGTTCGAAGTTTATCGGGCGGTCGTGCAGAAGCTTAAGGGCGAGACGCTGATTATCCGAACGCTCGATATCGGCGGGGATAAACAGCTTGATTACTACGAGCTGCCCGAAGAGGAAAATCCTTTTCTTGGTTTCAGGGCGATCCGATTCAGCTTGGAGCGTAAAGATTTATTCAAAACGCAGCTTCGCGCGATTCTTCGCGCTTCAGAGTATGGCGACGTTCAGATTATGTATCCGCTGATCACTTCCGTAGAGGAAGTTCGGGAAGCGAACGAAGTGTTGGCCGAAGCCAAACGGGAGCTGAGTGAGGAGGGAATCCCTCATCGCGCTTTTACGAAAGCGGGCATCATGATCGAGGTTCCGGCAGCGGTCGCGATCGCGGATTTATTGGCCGAGGAAGTGGCGTTCTTCAGCATCGGGACGAACGATTTGATCCAATTTACGCTAGCCGTCGATCGGATGAACGAACAGATCAGCCATATGTACGAGCCTTATCATCCTGCCATCCTGCGCATGATCCGCACGGTGACCAACGCAGCTAAAGCGCAAGGGATACCCGTAAGCATCTGCGGCGAAATCGCGGGCGACGTAAACGCGATTCCGATATGGCTAGGTTTGGGGATCGAGGAGCTTAGCTTGTCGGCGCAAGCGATTCTTCCCGTGAAGGAGAGCATCCTGCGTACGAAGGCTTCGGATAGCCGCAAACTTCTAGAGGATGTGTTCCGCTGCAAAACCGCGAAAGAAGTGCGTGCGCTCGCCGATCTGTTCCGCGCGGAAACCGCGCTTGCGCCGGGAAGCGTTCAGCCTCTCATCTGA
- the ytxJ gene encoding bacillithiol system redox-active protein YtxJ: MANIQQLTSLDQWEQVRKGTTAKPLLVFKHSTSCSVSAGAHEELMRFIEDDKANTVDYAIVHVIEDRPVSNTIAEQLDIKHASPQAILVQDGQPVWNTSHWHITYSFLSEKLGSSVNNS, from the coding sequence TTGGCGAACATTCAGCAACTGACATCATTAGACCAGTGGGAGCAAGTGCGGAAGGGAACGACCGCTAAGCCGCTGCTTGTATTTAAGCATAGCACGAGTTGCTCGGTTAGCGCCGGAGCGCACGAAGAATTGATGCGCTTCATTGAAGACGACAAAGCAAATACGGTCGATTACGCGATCGTTCACGTAATCGAAGATCGTCCGGTCAGCAATACGATCGCCGAGCAGTTGGATATTAAGCATGCATCCCCCCAAGCCATTCTCGTACAGGATGGCCAGCCTGTCTGGAACACGTCGCATTGGCATATTACGTATTCTTTTCTGTCGGAAAAGCTGGGTTCTTCTGTGAACAATTCCTAA
- a CDS encoding 5'-methylthioadenosine/adenosylhomocysteine nucleosidase — MSYGTIGIIGAMQEEIELLLAQLDDKQTDCHAGITYHQGLFKGKKVVLTRSGVGKVNAAVCTQLLIDRYSADAVIFTGVAGAVDPQLNIGDIVISTSSVQHDVDVTALGFPRGTIPYQEVSEYPSDARLISLAEEAGRKVYPGRCLTGKVLSGDQFIADRSVVKRLFDELGGACTEMEGASVAQVCYMNDIPHVIIRSMSDKADGSAHVNFAEFTIEAANRSFAIVEEMIKVI; from the coding sequence ATGTCTTACGGTACGATTGGAATCATCGGTGCGATGCAGGAGGAAATCGAGCTCTTGCTGGCGCAATTGGACGATAAGCAGACGGATTGCCATGCCGGTATTACCTACCATCAAGGGTTGTTTAAGGGCAAGAAGGTCGTTCTGACGCGCTCGGGAGTAGGTAAAGTAAACGCGGCGGTCTGTACGCAACTGCTCATCGACCGATATAGCGCGGATGCGGTCATTTTTACAGGCGTGGCGGGAGCGGTAGACCCCCAATTGAACATCGGGGATATCGTCATCTCCACGAGCAGCGTTCAGCATGACGTTGACGTGACGGCTCTCGGATTCCCGCGGGGGACGATTCCATATCAGGAAGTATCGGAATATCCTTCGGATGCCCGGTTAATCTCGCTTGCGGAGGAAGCCGGACGGAAAGTATATCCGGGACGTTGCTTAACGGGTAAAGTGCTTTCGGGAGATCAATTTATCGCCGATCGCTCGGTGGTCAAAAGATTATTCGACGAGCTTGGAGGAGCGTGCACGGAAATGGAAGGCGCTTCGGTCGCTCAAGTGTGCTACATGAACGACATACCGCACGTGATTATTCGGTCCATGTCGGACAAAGCGGACGGATCCGCGCACGTGAACTTCGCAGAATTCACCATCGAAGCGGCTAACCGGTCGTTCGCGATCGTGGAAGAGATGATTAAAGTAATATAA